A region from the Macrobrachium nipponense isolate FS-2020 chromosome 47, ASM1510439v2, whole genome shotgun sequence genome encodes:
- the LOC135204890 gene encoding lipid scramblase CLPTM1L-like, protein MNLTLKYSPISYGKLRLWLQFEAAMQPMSQLGFTEKDLDEVKGIFSDTNLYFLCVTFLIAALHMLFDFLAFKNDISFWQGRKSMAGISTSSVAWRAISQIIIFLYLMDENTSLLVLIPAGIGGIIELWKVTKAFHITFEGWRPKFLNSRTSAENVTEQLDYEGIKYLSYILYPLVIGGALYSLFYSPHKSWYSWVIHSLVNGVYAFGFLFMLPQLFINYKLKSVAHLPWRAFMYKAFNTFIDDLFAFIITMPTAHRVACFRDDIVFVIYLVQRWLYPVDKSRVNEFGESWEEEDKKCVEHKKKD, encoded by the exons ATGAACCTCACCTTGAAATACTCGCCCATTTCATACGGAAAGTTGAG ATTATGGCTGCAGTTTGAAGCAGCAATGCAGCCAATGTCCCAGCTCGGATTCACCGAAAAGGACTTGGACGAAGTCAAGGGGATATTCTCCGACACCAATCTTTATTTCCTGTGTGTGACGTTTTTGATAGCTGCTCTACAC atGTTGTTCGACTTTTTAGCGTTCAAGAACGACATCTCATTCTGGCAAGGACGCAAGTCCATGGCTGGAATCTCTACCTCCTCGGTGGCCTGGCGAGCTATATCCCAGATTATCATCTTTTTGTACCTCATGGACGAAAACACGAGCCTTCTCGTGCTGATACCTGCCGGCATTGGAGGAATCATTGAG CTGTGGAAAGTCACAAAAGCCTTCCACATAACCTTTGAGGGCTGGCGACCAAAATTCCTCAACTCGAGAACATCAGCGGAAAACGTCACAGAGCAGTTGGACTACGAGGGTATAAAGTACCTCAGTTACATCCTTTACCCGCTGGTCATTGGCGgggctctctactctctcttctatTCGCCGCACAAGAG TTGGTATTCCTGGGTTATACACAGCCTGGTCAATGGTGTCTATGCCTTTGGTTTCCTCTTCATGTTGCCCCAGCTGTTTATCAATTACAAGTTGAAAAGTGTCGCTCATCTACCCTGGAGGGCTTTTATGTATAAG GCCTTCAACACATTCATAGATGACCTGTTCGCCTTCATCATCACCATGCCAACAGCTCACAGGGTTGCCTGCTTCAGAGATGATATCGTCTTTGTCATCTACTTGGTTCAGAGATG GTTATACCCAGTCGACAAAAGCAGAGTTAATGAGTTTGGGgaatcctgggaagaggaagacaAGAAATGCGTCGAGCACAAGAAGAAAGATTAA
- the LOC135204891 gene encoding lipid scramblase CLPTM1L-like yields the protein MATGYQLPSLTTVVCGIFVAYVLHSIWTLGQLFIPPECPEYYQCLHPVIAQNPKLQFFAFSSQKKSPEYANDLKLVHHIPNFKYKKDLEEVLQVPIPRKVRNNGTMYLHMFLTSSKADPDNWHSVVNDEMSVYGFSRLTKYHIPEAATFNLLGKEEKGGRQSNLHRPVTHFLSQ from the exons ATGGCAACCGGATACCAGCTCCCGTCACTGACAACAGTGGTCTGCGGGATATTTGTGGCTTACGTCTTACATTCCATTTGGACGTTGGGGCAGCTCTTCATCCCTCCGGAATGTCCGGAATATTACCAGTGTCTGCATCCAGTCATCGCTCAAAATCCAAAGTTACAG TTCTTTGCATTCTCGTCGCAGAAGAAGAGCCCAGAGTATGCAAATGACCTCAAGCTGGTGCACCACATTCCTAACTTCAAGTACAAGAAGGACTTGGAAGAAGTCCTGCAAGTTCCTATCCCGAGGAAAGTCCGGAATAACGGGACCATGTACCTCCACATGTTTTTGACGTCGTCGAAGGCAGACCCCGAT AATTGGCATAGTGTCGTCAATGACGAGATGTCAGTCTATGGCTTCTCACGCCTGACGAAATATCACATTCCCGAAGCAGCCACGTTTAACCTGCTCGGTAAAGAAGAGAAG GGCGGCAGACAGTCGAACCTCCATCGTCCGGTTACCCACTTCCTATCACAATAG